In Candidatus Hydrogenedentota bacterium, the following proteins share a genomic window:
- a CDS encoding SUMF1/EgtB/PvdO family nonheme iron enzyme translates to MRKGIAITLSFVALFLIGIVVSSKLQQRNGGTGGIRGSGGAAAPPAAAEGSGQKYAVVIGVNHYNDTGIGNLEYAVADAVAVHQALTGAPSGFEAARAVLLADNQPDERKPTRANILSFLNTYVNLAGASDTVLVYFAGHGTTEEDHLYLLPSDAKTSMLHDTAVPFERLREVIEQSPAQRKVLVLDACHSGAGRAVNKMTQAVGAQFEQASRGMVVLASCGPEEVSREMADTGHGAFTHFLLEGLGGAADANGDGLIGAKELSNFTWDHTRLWAASKGWEQNPWEHSRVSGDIILARPYVVGPGAGETRPPVVVTPPPPPPPPKEPEPGEVRVFEGGEFAWIPPGTFEMGSKLSPERVIATYAGEEWWEEWKQYFDREHPRHTVTLTRGFWLATKEVTVGEFRAFADAAGYQTDAEKGGSGFTLNLETGSWEETRGASWRNPGWTLEDRQPVVLVSWNDAVAYCEWLSRKTGETYRLPAEAQWEYACRAGTDTEFWWGDRMEDGRGCLNGEDETQLPNGNQRTDLFPFSDGYWNVSPVGSFKANPWNLYDMHGNVWEWGVDWLGDYPSSSVTDPAGPASGEYRVVRGGSWYYFPWCCRSPNRGFAPPENRGSDHGFRLLRTP, encoded by the coding sequence ATGCGAAAAGGTATTGCCATAACGCTCTCTTTCGTCGCGCTGTTTCTCATTGGAATCGTGGTCTCTTCGAAATTGCAGCAGAGGAACGGCGGAACGGGCGGAATCCGCGGCTCCGGCGGCGCTGCGGCCCCGCCGGCCGCGGCGGAGGGGTCCGGCCAGAAATACGCCGTGGTAATTGGTGTCAACCACTACAACGACACCGGCATCGGAAACCTCGAGTATGCCGTCGCGGACGCCGTGGCCGTGCATCAGGCACTGACCGGCGCGCCGTCCGGTTTCGAGGCCGCGCGCGCGGTGCTGCTCGCGGACAACCAGCCCGACGAGCGCAAGCCCACCCGCGCGAACATCCTCAGCTTTCTCAACACCTACGTGAACCTCGCGGGCGCTTCCGACACCGTGCTGGTGTATTTCGCGGGTCACGGCACGACGGAAGAGGACCATCTGTACCTCTTGCCCTCGGACGCCAAGACAAGCATGCTGCACGACACCGCAGTCCCCTTCGAACGGTTGCGTGAGGTCATCGAGCAGTCGCCCGCGCAGCGCAAGGTGCTGGTCCTGGACGCGTGCCACAGCGGCGCGGGCCGCGCGGTGAACAAGATGACGCAGGCCGTGGGCGCGCAGTTCGAGCAGGCTTCGCGAGGGATGGTGGTGCTGGCCTCGTGCGGGCCGGAGGAGGTTTCGCGCGAGATGGCCGACACGGGCCACGGCGCGTTCACGCATTTTCTGCTGGAAGGTCTGGGCGGCGCGGCGGACGCGAACGGCGACGGTCTCATCGGTGCTAAGGAACTGAGCAACTTCACGTGGGACCACACGCGGCTGTGGGCGGCGTCGAAGGGCTGGGAGCAGAACCCCTGGGAACACAGCCGGGTTTCGGGGGACATCATACTCGCGCGGCCGTATGTGGTGGGTCCCGGCGCTGGCGAGACGCGTCCGCCGGTGGTGGTGACGCCCCCGCCCCCGCCGCCTCCGCCGAAGGAGCCTGAGCCGGGCGAGGTGCGGGTGTTCGAGGGCGGCGAGTTTGCATGGATACCGCCGGGGACCTTCGAGATGGGCTCGAAGCTGAGCCCTGAGCGGGTCATCGCGACGTATGCTGGGGAGGAGTGGTGGGAGGAGTGGAAGCAGTATTTCGACCGCGAGCACCCGCGGCATACGGTGACGCTGACGCGGGGTTTCTGGCTGGCAACAAAGGAGGTGACGGTAGGGGAGTTTCGTGCTTTCGCGGACGCAGCGGGCTACCAGACCGACGCTGAGAAAGGCGGCTCGGGATTTACCCTCAATCTGGAGACCGGTTCGTGGGAGGAAACGAGGGGCGCATCGTGGCGGAATCCGGGCTGGACATTGGAAGACCGTCAGCCGGTGGTGCTGGTGAGCTGGAACGATGCGGTGGCGTATTGCGAATGGCTGAGCCGGAAGACGGGGGAGACATACCGGCTGCCCGCGGAGGCGCAGTGGGAGTATGCGTGCCGCGCGGGGACGGATACGGAGTTCTGGTGGGGCGATCGGATGGAGGACGGCCGTGGCTGCCTGAACGGCGAGGACGAGACGCAGCTGCCGAATGGTAACCAGAGGACCGACCTCTTCCCCTTTTCCGATGGGTACTGGAATGTATCTCCGGTGGGGAGTTTCAAGGCAAACCCCTGGAATCTCTATGACATGCACGGGAATGTGTGGGAATGGGGTGTGGACTGGCTTGGGGATTACCCATCCAGCTCCGTGACGGACCCCGCGGGCCCGGCATCGGGCGAGTACCGGGTGGTGCGTGGCGGCTCGTGGTACTACTTCCCTTGGTGCTGTCGGTCTCCAAATCGCGGCTTTGCCCCCCCGGAAAACCGAGGCTCGGACCACGGGTTTCGTTTACTGCGGACTCCGTAA
- a CDS encoding caspase family protein, producing MKRGKIAYCLLCIALASASAIAQDRGVAGTASVPGSDAECQGHKFGLIVGVNNYQDGGIGTLSYAVADARAVFEQLTRLPEGFEPDRLVLLCDDAVGDRQPTRNRIIHYLNAVTKMTQPQDTILVYFGGHGTALPGADGGPSALYLLPSDASLTDVAQTGIAFAYVQELLEHAPAQRKVVVLDACHSGAGRSINQLSADTAAQFERASRGMLVLASCGPDEVSHEMPEMGHGAFTYFLLDGLEGHADGNADGVLTASEVAAHVWDKTSTWALQKGFVQNPWRGGFQTGEFVLARLVPAASGQESADALRRTAEEARLAAENAEASLTDNVRKYASEEVAAGDAALAAARSAGEQYAAACEQYTLARAKYEDAMRLTPERMRAANPPQVEIRNVRVETANQNGQQGLEILSDVTLTGLEGEKVELAAYFEDQSGHALEDRDGQCRSSRGQVYSGKMLEIREDPEQETAFGLFLPYSQLDLVQAGKHTLAVRVHVWHVVPGKWQDLGSSEAMRFDVDVRPAQASAPAQRPRTLVFNSLIFHPNSFAMAPEGRVEIDKLVTLMREDSRVTVVVEGHASPDEEDPEGISQKRAEAVRQFIVQSGIDPGRVVAVGKGVREPGFDLSTHANRALNQRVVFNVTVAQ from the coding sequence ATGAAACGGGGGAAGATCGCATATTGCCTGTTGTGCATCGCGCTGGCATCCGCAAGCGCTATTGCGCAGGACCGGGGCGTCGCGGGCACCGCTTCCGTGCCCGGGTCCGACGCGGAGTGTCAGGGACACAAGTTCGGGCTCATCGTAGGCGTCAACAACTATCAGGACGGCGGAATCGGCACATTGAGCTACGCGGTGGCTGATGCGCGCGCTGTATTCGAGCAATTGACACGTCTCCCGGAGGGCTTTGAACCCGACCGGCTTGTATTGCTCTGCGATGACGCTGTCGGTGACCGCCAGCCAACCCGGAACCGCATCATCCACTACCTTAACGCGGTCACGAAGATGACGCAGCCGCAGGACACGATTCTCGTCTACTTCGGAGGACATGGCACGGCGCTGCCGGGCGCGGATGGGGGCCCATCGGCGTTGTATCTGCTTCCCTCGGACGCATCGCTCACGGATGTCGCCCAGACGGGCATCGCGTTCGCGTACGTGCAAGAACTGCTGGAGCATGCGCCCGCTCAACGCAAGGTCGTGGTCCTGGATGCGTGCCACAGCGGCGCGGGAAGAAGCATCAATCAGCTTTCCGCCGACACGGCGGCGCAATTCGAGCGGGCTTCGCGCGGCATGCTCGTGCTCGCTTCGTGCGGGCCTGACGAAGTGTCGCACGAGATGCCGGAAATGGGCCACGGCGCGTTCACGTATTTTCTGCTCGACGGCCTTGAGGGGCACGCGGACGGCAACGCGGACGGGGTACTTACGGCGTCGGAAGTGGCCGCACACGTGTGGGACAAGACGAGCACGTGGGCGCTCCAGAAGGGCTTTGTGCAGAATCCATGGCGCGGAGGGTTCCAAACGGGCGAGTTCGTACTGGCGCGGCTCGTGCCGGCCGCGAGCGGTCAGGAATCCGCGGATGCGCTGAGAAGAACTGCGGAAGAAGCGCGCCTGGCGGCGGAAAACGCCGAAGCCTCTCTGACTGACAACGTCCGGAAATACGCCAGCGAAGAAGTGGCCGCGGGCGATGCCGCGCTGGCTGCGGCGCGGTCCGCGGGTGAACAATACGCTGCCGCGTGTGAGCAGTACACGCTCGCGCGAGCCAAGTACGAAGACGCGATGCGGCTGACCCCGGAACGGATGCGCGCCGCCAACCCGCCCCAGGTAGAAATCCGCAACGTGCGGGTGGAAACCGCGAATCAGAATGGTCAGCAGGGATTGGAGATTCTTTCCGATGTAACGCTGACCGGACTTGAGGGCGAAAAGGTGGAGTTGGCGGCGTATTTCGAGGACCAATCGGGCCATGCGCTGGAAGACCGCGATGGCCAGTGCCGTTCCAGCCGTGGCCAGGTGTACTCAGGCAAGATGCTGGAAATTCGAGAGGACCCTGAACAGGAAACCGCCTTCGGACTGTTCTTACCTTACTCGCAGCTGGACCTTGTGCAGGCAGGCAAACATACCCTCGCCGTGCGCGTGCACGTCTGGCACGTGGTCCCGGGCAAATGGCAGGACCTGGGCTCCAGCGAAGCGATGCGCTTCGACGTGGATGTGCGGCCCGCGCAGGCTTCGGCACCGGCGCAAAGACCAAGAACATTGGTCTTTAACAGTCTCATCTTCCATCCCAACAGCTTCGCCATGGCTCCCGAAGGCAGAGTGGAGATTGACAAGCTAGTCACTTTGATGCGGGAAGACTCCAGAGTCACCGTAGTCGTCGAAGGCCATGCATCCCCGGACGAAGAAGACCCCGAGGGCATATCGCAGAAACGGGCGGAAGCCGTGCGGCAGTTCATCGTTCAGTCCGGTATCGACCCCGGCCGAGTAGTGGCCGTCGGCAAGGGCGTAAGGGAACCCGGGTTTGACCTGAGCACGCACGCGAATCGCGCATTGAACCAGCGTGTGGTATTCAACGTCACCGTGGCCCAGTGA
- a CDS encoding caspase family protein encodes MKPGYMTCHLCCILLACTCAVGQDRGSGGTSTPTSVSGGSRVALVIGNSAYQDERLQNPVNDAGDMAAVLRDCGFSVTLITDATYEVMDGAVADFGHMIRGADTALFYFAGHGLQVESENFLVPIDATLESPNEAKHRCLSMGLVLAKMDSAGANINIVILDACRNNPFARRFRSAQRGLASMEAAKGTVIVYATAPGEVAADGDGRNGVFTKHLLQNLATPGIELRDVLMQTRIDVARETGDKQVPWENSSLMGHFYFHGKDSGNLQGPAASPQLHTGQYTGSWTKTNGRISTFTFYLVENNPGRYRAVGTVEGWTCWEVFTGQLQGDELLMKGVDVTRNTRPKDAYALDTLRLRFEGGNRELRGNWEDNEADSGPVILRFVCPLDKDNEFANILRGE; translated from the coding sequence ATGAAACCAGGCTATATGACCTGCCACTTGTGTTGTATTCTGCTGGCATGTACTTGCGCAGTCGGGCAGGACCGGGGCTCCGGAGGCACGAGCACGCCGACATCGGTTTCCGGCGGCTCGCGCGTGGCGCTCGTTATTGGAAATTCGGCGTATCAGGACGAACGTCTGCAGAATCCTGTGAATGACGCCGGGGATATGGCCGCGGTTCTTCGTGATTGCGGCTTCTCCGTGACGCTCATAACCGATGCTACCTACGAAGTCATGGACGGGGCTGTTGCGGACTTCGGGCACATGATTAGGGGGGCGGACACGGCGTTGTTCTACTTTGCGGGCCACGGTCTGCAGGTTGAGAGTGAGAACTTCCTGGTGCCAATCGATGCAACGCTGGAATCGCCCAACGAAGCGAAGCACCGTTGCCTGAGCATGGGGCTTGTCCTCGCCAAGATGGACTCGGCGGGCGCCAACATCAATATCGTGATTCTCGACGCCTGCCGCAACAACCCCTTCGCGCGCCGTTTCCGCAGCGCCCAACGGGGCCTTGCCAGCATGGAAGCGGCAAAAGGCACGGTTATTGTCTACGCGACCGCTCCAGGCGAAGTGGCTGCTGACGGCGACGGGCGCAATGGGGTATTCACGAAACACCTTCTGCAGAATCTGGCCACACCCGGTATCGAACTGCGCGACGTGCTCATGCAAACCCGGATAGACGTGGCTCGAGAAACCGGAGACAAACAAGTTCCCTGGGAGAACTCATCGCTCATGGGCCATTTCTATTTTCATGGCAAGGACAGTGGGAATCTCCAGGGGCCGGCCGCCAGCCCGCAACTGCACACAGGCCAATATACGGGCTCTTGGACCAAGACAAACGGAAGGATTTCGACATTCACGTTCTACCTGGTAGAGAACAATCCCGGACGCTATCGCGCCGTGGGCACAGTTGAGGGGTGGACATGCTGGGAGGTGTTCACGGGTCAGTTGCAGGGAGACGAACTGCTCATGAAGGGCGTGGACGTGACACGAAATACCCGTCCCAAGGACGCCTATGCGCTCGATACTCTCCGTCTGCGATTCGAGGGGGGCAACCGCGAGTTGCGCGGCAATTGGGAGGACAACGAAGCCGACTCGGGGCCCGTCATCCTGAGGTTTGTCTGTCCGCTGGATAAGGATAACGAGTTTGCGAACATTCTGAGAGGCGAATAG
- a CDS encoding SUMF1/EgtB/PvdO family nonheme iron enzyme — translation MVNLSLRNTAWRLLTNCTLILAASVLLPGPAYAQRGAGGTASVPVPAAQKWAVIIGAGGYEDQGLTPLPNAVNDAKGVYAALTGAPDGFPARNTVLMVDDAAEPLHRPTRSNILAILGQWVSLAGPEDSLLVYFAGHGLELGGKLALMPLDGRTADVENTCIPFAMFESKLESCAAKRSLVILDACHSGAGRSGSGMTPGMMADIEKHSEGRITLASCKQDEVSHEYEAGHGAFTWFLLQGLGGGADANGDGVVSALELSNYTFEETRRWAAGKALKQTPRLISDISGDIVLAKVTVVRPPEPARPPAVTQPAQSPQVTVTTGQPKPGDVQTVDLGGGVTLELVWIPPGTFTMGSPESEAGRDNDETQHQVTLSKGFWLGKYEVTQGQWERVMGSNPSTFEGDPRLPVETVSWEDCQEFLDKLNGRVSGGGFRLPTEAQWEYACRAGTATPFHFGQTISTEQANYDGNYTYGNGREGVYRERTVVVGSFPSNAWGLHDMHGNIWEWCSDWYDSDFYAKSPARDPENTAKSGARVLRGGSWYSNPWYCRSAIRDRVNPSNRDSTWGFRVVRVPSA, via the coding sequence ATGGTAAACCTATCCTTGCGCAATACGGCTTGGCGTCTTCTTACAAACTGCACCCTTATCCTGGCCGCCAGCGTCTTGCTTCCCGGCCCCGCCTATGCCCAGCGCGGAGCGGGGGGCACGGCGAGCGTGCCTGTGCCGGCGGCGCAGAAGTGGGCGGTCATCATCGGGGCAGGCGGTTATGAGGACCAGGGTCTGACGCCGCTGCCGAATGCCGTGAATGACGCCAAGGGCGTCTATGCCGCGCTGACCGGCGCGCCGGACGGGTTCCCCGCGCGCAACACGGTGCTGATGGTGGATGACGCGGCGGAGCCGCTGCACCGGCCCACGCGCAGCAACATCCTGGCCATTCTCGGGCAGTGGGTGTCGCTCGCGGGGCCTGAGGACTCGCTGCTGGTGTATTTCGCCGGGCACGGACTCGAGCTGGGCGGCAAGCTCGCGCTGATGCCGCTGGACGGGCGCACGGCGGACGTCGAGAACACGTGCATCCCCTTCGCGATGTTCGAGTCGAAGCTGGAATCCTGCGCGGCGAAACGGTCGCTGGTCATCCTGGACGCGTGCCACTCGGGCGCGGGCCGCAGTGGTTCCGGCATGACGCCGGGCATGATGGCCGACATCGAAAAACACTCGGAGGGCCGCATCACGCTGGCCTCCTGCAAGCAGGACGAAGTCTCCCACGAATACGAAGCGGGCCATGGCGCGTTCACGTGGTTTCTGCTTCAGGGTTTGGGCGGCGGCGCGGACGCCAACGGCGACGGCGTCGTCTCAGCGCTGGAACTGAGCAATTACACCTTCGAGGAGACCCGCCGCTGGGCCGCGGGCAAGGCCCTGAAACAGACCCCGCGCCTCATTTCCGACATCTCCGGCGACATCGTGCTGGCAAAGGTCACTGTGGTGCGTCCGCCGGAGCCTGCGCGTCCTCCGGCAGTAACCCAACCCGCGCAGTCGCCGCAGGTGACGGTGACGACGGGCCAGCCGAAGCCCGGCGACGTGCAGACGGTGGACCTGGGAGGCGGCGTGACGCTGGAACTGGTCTGGATACCTCCGGGAACGTTTACGATGGGCAGCCCGGAGAGCGAGGCGGGGCGCGATAACGACGAGACGCAGCATCAAGTGACGCTCAGCAAGGGCTTCTGGCTGGGCAAGTACGAGGTGACGCAGGGTCAATGGGAGCGGGTGATGGGGAGCAACCCGAGCACTTTCGAGGGCGACCCGCGTTTGCCGGTGGAGACCGTATCCTGGGAGGACTGTCAGGAGTTCCTTGATAAGTTGAACGGCCGCGTGAGCGGGGGTGGTTTCCGTTTGCCGACGGAAGCGCAGTGGGAGTACGCGTGCCGCGCGGGGACGGCGACGCCTTTCCATTTCGGTCAGACGATTTCGACGGAGCAGGCGAACTACGACGGCAACTATACCTATGGTAATGGCCGGGAGGGTGTATATCGGGAGAGGACGGTGGTAGTGGGCAGTTTTCCGTCGAACGCTTGGGGTCTGCACGACATGCATGGAAACATATGGGAATGGTGCTCGGACTGGTATGACTCGGATTTCTATGCAAAGAGCCCCGCGCGCGATCCTGAGAATACTGCGAAAAGTGGGGCTCGCGTCTTGCGGGGCGGCTCCTGGTACAGCAATCCCTGGTACTGCCGTTCAGCGATCCGGGACAGGGTCAACCCGTCGAACCGGGACAGCACCTGGGGTTTCCGGGTGGTTCGCGTTCCCTCCGCGTAG